ATGTATTttgatggccatgtgttgcttcaaattTCTACTTTGAAATATTGGTCATCATATTCTTTTtatttgttgtgtgaaataacatgtcatattgcaattTCTTTTCATAGATATCTATTTGTTCACACATACTTGTTGCATCCcatggattgcaaaatttagggggagcttttgtcttgaggtatgcaaatcatgtatagatgattctaattgatattcaaattcatgcatacatcaagggggagctcttcataaattttggggttcaaaagctttaaattctttcattcttataaaagcctaagttggttgtcatcaattaccaaaaaggggaagattgaaagtgcatttgccccctatgtgggttttggtgtattgatgacatccaaattagggactaatgtgatcttaatgagacatgtcgcagctattagtcccatgaaagaatcaaagagttgataaagatgaaatggtatccctcaattcttgaagttgaaaaggcggacgaactcaaaacgctctccaaaggttttaattttgtttttgagtttaggatctacCGCACTATAAAGAtggatgcaaatttagttggtctgaggaagatagagtgctcaagcataataataaaatcaaaagagagacactctagcactccacgagcacgcagattatttttctatgactgttggtgtcggaagtcccgacgtaagccggaactcccgacagtcggaagtcacgactcttgctggaagttctgactcccagtcacttagcctgcgcggtgactgtggacgtcaaAAGTCCCGACAtgagtcggaacttccgacggtcAGAAGTCCTGAcctaagccgggagtcccggcacctATGGTTCTGACTAACTGGCTGTCTGCgctcgtcgaaagtcccgacgtacgtcggaacttccgactgtcgggatcCCGACACCTGGAGCTTTACTAGTTTGCTTAACTGTGCACATTGGAAGTCCTAACATTTGCCGAGAGTTCCGACATTGATTTTCTCACGCAGACTTCTGACCCTGTGTGAATACTGTTTTATGTTAACgttggaagtcccgagatctgcatcggaacttccgacgtagatctaaaCGGTTAGATTTCTTCATGGACTATAAATACCACTCTCTTcgcttctaaccgttacggactcatttacAGCTGGCCCACTTCATGCttaacagctcccaagcaactaaagcacccctcacctttcccctttgctctaatcttcgattcccttagggttttgagtgaaaggagagtggattaagtgagagcatcactttggcaagcttgagcacttgatttcttcatcaagccagttgattttgcatctattactcttggggctttgcccctagcccactaggcgttgcccaagagcttccatcttgtggaagagccttaggaagtttgtatcacccttcgatttcttagtggaaagcttaggtgacctttgtggtcgctttgagagaggcaaggaggtggaagagactctgactttggtggtcacctcaacaacgaggacgtaggagctcctttgtggggttgctgaacctcggtataaatccttgtgtcccacatgcttgttgttgtgattgttaGAGATTagttgtatttgtttgtctctttctctcctaAACTtctattttagggtttggactcgatctacggtttgaaggcattacggcgtcaagggagtgactcaacatcttcaccaaaccactagaaagtaaggttgtaagattatttatccggaaagctaaatttggcactgcttttgtagttcacgtaggcatcggaactgctgacgtttgcgtcggaacttctgataacgtcgggagttccgacccaaacgtcgggacttccaacattgactgacagatttgaacttagcatttgcagtaaatttttagatacgcctattcacccctcctctaggcattgttagatcctttcaggtTCACGGTGTCTTGTGACCTAATTTCACCGAAtcagagtgtcttctggcaaaatgCTCTAAAGTGGGTGTCCTCCAGCAaaggaccatcactttggatgtccaacaGACAATTATCCCTTGTGGCAATATGAATCATGTGCTGTCTTGGTCGGTGCATGTCTGAATCAGCAAATCATTTTGGTCAATCTGTATAGCTAGCATTGCTTTGAAGTAATACCAATATACCATGAAGCTATTGCAGTTGCAATGCTAGatattcaaaaaaaaatcatacaTAAAGTTCCATCAGATGAATAGATGCTCTTTTTTGGGTACCAATTTTCTAACTGTTTTGCATTGACTTGCTAGAACCACCAATGCCTTCTCTGCTAGGCAGTTGGCATCCCTGTTTTAAAGGGTGTCGCCTAGCGTCCAGGCGTACCCAGCTCGCCTTGGGAAAGTGGCACCAGTTGAAACCATGGTTTGGCATCCCCTTCTCTGCTAAGCAGTTGGCCTCACAAAGGAGGCCCACACAGGGTTTAACGAATGCAATACGAGTACATGAATGTCGCATTCCAAAGCCAAGAAAATATAAAACATAGAATGCAAAGCATTCGATTTAAACATGGCTACAACCTGATCGTTGTAGACAGTTGCAATTGAAAGTTTCAACAACACCGCTAATCCAAACAAGCTTTTCCCTCGTGCTCAAATCTGATCATAGAACAGGTGAAGTTGCCAAAGGAAAACAGCTGAAATAATAAAAAATGCTAGAACAACACCAAAAACGTTAGACAATTACAATTGAAAGTTTCAGAAACACAGCTAATCCAAACAGTATTTGCCCTCATGCTCACAAAACAGGCGAAGTTTTGCCATCACGATGACAGACAAGATGAAAGGAATGTACAGAAACACAGCTAATTCAAACAGTATTTGCCCTCATGCTCACAAAACAGGTGAAGTTTTGCCATCACGATGAACAGACAAGATGAAAGGAATGTATAACAATTAGATGTAGCGAGCTAGCGATTGGCAATTATCACTCATCGCTGGACTCGGCCACTGGCCATCATTATCTATGCAGCGGTTGATAAGCCAGctaaagctgatttgttgtgaaagaaaaatattacaccatagctgataagttcaagcgaatagtTAGTCTGTATGATTTCAGCATCGATGCACGGGTGAGCAGTTAGTaatttagggtcatcaattcatcaGATTATTGAAGAATGAGATATCTGTATGATTAGCCAGAGTTCAAAGTCATCTGGCAACATTCGTATAATTTGATTTCAATCAAAAGAATCGCATGTTCATGTAGACAGAAGAGGGACAGAAATCTATCTCCCTCACTAGTCACCAATCTCTCCTGTCACAACAtgtcagcccttgtttagtttctccaAACTCCTGAAAagtacactatgcaaaaagaagattccccgtcacatcaaatttgcggtacatgtatggagtactaaatgtagacgaaattaaaaactaattgcacagtttgttttaactttgcgagacgaatcttttgagcctaattagtcaatgtttggacaataattcataaatacaaacgaaatgctacagtggggAATCTTTACTATGCAAAGTTTGCCCAAACTTTGCCCAACTAAACACCGCCTTAATTGATGCTCGAAAGAAGAAAGGGAATTCATATCCTCAAATCCCTCACaaaaaatgaagatgaagatgccgCGGCCACTTCGTCTTCGCCCAATCAGGCTGCAGGATCTCTGCTCTCCCCTGAAACTGCCGCCTCAGCCACCTGCTTATTCTGGCCTTCGTCtgaccgcgccgccgctgcctccttcTGGCCTTCCTCGGACGCCGACTCCGCAGAGGTGGAGGCTAAGGCGGCTTCTTCGGCCTGAAAGGCCTCCAGGTCCTCAGCCATGGCGCGCTCGGCCCGGAGGATAGGCTCGTAGTAGCTGGCGTGCGTGTCCATGCACTTCTGCAACGCGGCCGTGACGTCTTGGCACCGCTCCACGACGTCGACGCTGGCACCCgcggcctccacctcctccacgcaCTTCTCCCACGCGACAAACTCATCCTTGCAGCCACCGCCCTTCATGAAGAGGCAGAACCCGCACTCCCCTtgctcctccccctccccctcccgtgCTCCGCCGGCCACCGCGGAGGCATCGATCACCACCGTCTCCGCGGCATCTGCCTCGCCGCCTCGACGAGCAGGAGCTGCCGCTGCATTGTCGGCGACGacgccggccgcggcggcggcggcggagtgcTGGTGAGCTTCTTTGGCTGGTGTAGCGGCGGCCTCCGGGGGAGGAAGATCAGgaccggaggcggcggcggctgtcgCTAGGGATGGTgggggagaagaagaagcagcggCTCCCATGGAGCTAGGATTTTGGGGCTAGCAGATCGCGGCGGCTACGCGACTGCGACATTGTAAGGAAGAAGGGCGAATTCCTTAAAAAAGTTGGCAATACCCAGTTCAGCGCCActgctttaattttttttttgtgtcctccatgccactgccgttaGTTTGAGCTTTAACGGTGTCAAACTGCAgatgtgaaaagtcgaaaataccattaagtctaaatatgtcattaatttttttagcatcttaacaacttcaaatgaaaaaaactcaaaactagaaagttgtagatctcgtcgagatctataattttcatataaaaattatcttcatttaattccgtaaaaaaatatgatttgatatgattaatatatcttagaaaaatcataccttttttgcggaattaaatgaagataaattttatatgaaaattataaatctcgacgagatctataactttctagttttgagtttttttcatttgaagtcattaagatgctaaaaaaaattaatgacatatttagacttaagggtatttttgacttttcacacctgcagtttgaaaCCGTTAGAGCCTAAACTGATGGCAGTGGcgtggagggcacaaaaaagttggagcagtgacgctgaagaccgctaAAATTTTCCAGGGGCTCATGAGacattacgatcttttttaatggcacacaaggaatTCCCCCAAGAAAGAAAGCTAGCATTGCGATTTGTATAAGGGTTAATTGGAatggtgccattataattctgcgAGTTTAGGAAAATACTATTACAATTCATGATATTGGGTTATATTTTCATAAATCTTTGAAATATACCATTGCATACCCTTTCGATCAATGATCTGAATTTTTGGACCAAACTGCCCTCATCTTCCTCCTTTGTCCTTCCAACCTCTTCCATTTTCTACG
The genomic region above belongs to Miscanthus floridulus cultivar M001 unplaced genomic scaffold, ASM1932011v1 fs_92_1_2, whole genome shotgun sequence and contains:
- the LOC136533560 gene encoding uncharacterized protein, which codes for MGAAASSSPPPSLATAAAASGPDLPPPEAAATPAKEAHQHSAAAAAAGVVADNAAAAPARRGGEADAAETVVIDASAVAGGAREGEGEEQGECGFCLFMKGGGCKDEFVAWEKCVEEVEAAGASVDVVERCQDVTAALQKCMDTHASYYEPILRAERAMAEDLEAFQAEEAALASTSAESASEEGQKEAAAARSDEGQNKQVAEAAVSGESRDPAA